The Clostridium botulinum BKT015925 genome includes the window GTCACGCAGAAAAATTAGAGTGAAAAATATTAGAAAGTTCGTAGTTAATATACTAAGTTTATTAGTAATTATAATGATATCAACATTAATTATTGGTCATAGCAAAAAATCTAATAAAGATGATATTTCCCCGGCAACTTTAGAGGTTAGTAATTCAAAAACATTGAATACTACAAAAGAAAATGTAGATAAGAGCAGAAGTAATAATGTATCACAAAATAAAGAAGTACCAAAACAAGAAAACGACAATAATACTATCAAGGATAAGCAAGAAAAAATGAGTTTACCAAATAAAGAATATTTTAAAGACTCATTATTTTTAGGTGATTCAATAACAGAGGCGATGTCTTTTTTTGATATTTTAGACGAACGAAATGTAAAAGGAATTATAGGATTAACAATATCAAAGGCAAAAGCAGCTATAGATAATATGCAAGGCGAAAAACCAAAACGGATATTTATATTATTAGGTAATAATGATATTGGCAATAATATTGAAATGAATATGAATAATTATACAAAATTATTAAATAGGATAAAAACAAAATTACCAGATACCAAAATATATGTTCAAGGAATTTTACCGGTTACAGAAAAAGCCGTAAAAAAAGACAAGTGCCTAAAAGAAGAAAATATAAATAAATTTAATGAAGCTTTAAAAGAGAATTGTCAAAAGGAAAATGTAAATTTTATTGATTTAACTAGTATAGTAGAGAATGCAAATAAAAGCATATATGAACCTGATGGAATTCATTTTAAGGAACCTTTTTATAAGTTATGGTTAGATTATTTAAAAAATACATTAAAAGATTAAGGAGAAAAATACTATGAAAAATTTAAGGAAACAAAGCAAAAAGATTTTAATCACCTTATTTTTACTTATTTTTTCTGCTAGTATTTTTTCAGCATGTTCAAATTCAGCTGAAAGTAACAAAAATGTAGCAATTAAAGATATAAGTGAAAAAATTTCTTCAGTTACAGATGTAGCTCAAATGAAGAAAGGAGATACTGAAAAACTTAAAAAGTTATATAAGATTGATGCTAAAGACGCAGAAGAATTTATTCTTTATACAGCAACTTCAAATATTAAAGCAGATGAAATAGCTGTAATAAAAGTCAAAGATTCAAATCAAGTAGAAGATGTAAAGAAAAAGATGGGTAAAAGAATTGAAAAGCAAAGTGCAAGTTTTAAAGATTATCTTCCAAAAGAATATGATTTAATAGAAAAACATGTGTTAAAAAATAAAGATAATTATGTGATCTTAATAATATCTAAGGATGTTGAGAAAATTGAAAAGGCAATAGATGAGAGTGTTAAATAGTATAGATTACTATATAGCTGTGGAGGTGGACTAGATTTGGTTTTTAGTAGTTTGATATTTATGTTTGTATTTCTACCCATAACACTTATAGTTTATTATTTGTCACCGCGTTGTCTTAGAAATTTAGTTATATTTATAGGAAGTCTTATATTTTATGCTTGGGGAGAACCTGTATACATATTAATAATGATATTTTCAACAGTTTTTGATTATACAAACGGATTACTTATTGATAAGTTCAGACATAAAAAAGGACTATGCAGATTTATATTTATAGATTCCATGGTTATAAATTTAGCTATACTTGGTTTTTTTAAATATTACAACTTCATAATAGCAAATATTAACAATATAATACATGCTAACATAGCTTCGACGGAGCTTCCACTTCCAATAGGAATATCATTTTATACTTTTCAAACAATGTCATATGTAATTGATTTATATTTTGAAAAGGTAGAAGTTCAAAAGAATATAATATCTTTTGGCACATATGTAACAATGTTCCCGCAGTTGGTGGCAGGTCCAATAGTTCAGTATGGAGATATAGCTAAGCAATTACATAATAGAAGAGAAACATTGGGAATGTTTGGGGATGGAGTTGAATTATTTATAACTGGATTAGGCAAAAAAGTTCTTTTGGCTAATAATATAGGTCTATTATGGTCAAGTATAAAGGCAACACCATTGTCAGAGTTATCTGTAGTTAGCGCTTGGCTTGGTATAATAGGTTTTACATTTCAAATATATTTTGATTTTAGTGGTTACTCAGATATGGCCATGGGACTTGCTAAAATGTTTGGTTTTGATTTAATGAAGAACTTTAATTATCCATATATATCAAAGAGTGTAACAGAATTTTGGAGAAGATGGCATATATCATTAGGTTCTTGGTTTAGAGATTATGTATATATACCGCTAGGTGGGAATAAAAAAGGTCCATTTAATCATTATAGAAATTTATTTGTAGTATGGTTTTTAACAGGATTATGGCATGGTGCTAGTTGGAATTTTGTTTTATGGGGATTATACTTTGGAATATTTGTAACCTTAGAAAAGATATTTTTATTAAAATGGTTGGATAAGTGTCCTAAAATTATACCACATATATATACAATGATTTTAGTAATTGTAGGATGGGCATTATTTGAGTTTGAAGATATGCATACATGTATTGGATTTATAGGAGTTATGTTTGGATTTGGAAAGAATATATTAATTAATACCGAAACTATGTATTATATTTATACAAATTGGGTGATTTTTGTGATTTTAATAATTTGTTCTACACCATTTCCAGCAAAGATCATTTCAACTATAAAAAGAAAAATAAAGATTGTTGGATCTATGGCTTTACCACTTGGATATTTAGCCATAATGTTTATTGCTACAGCATATCTTGTAAATGATACTTATAATCCATTTTTGTATTTTAAATTTTAAAAATATGCCCTTAGAATATTTTAAGGGCATATTTTAGAGTTATTTAGATTGTATTTTAGTAGACTGATTTGCGGCTCCAAATATTTCTACAAATTTTATAGAGTAAAGATCACAAACTTCTAAGTCATTTGAACCAGTTGGATTTAATATTATATAGTCAATTCCAACTGATACTAATTTCCCCGAGCGGTCAGTAAGTATGCCAGTGCCTACTAAGAAATCAACTCTTATATTTTTACCTAATTGACTTCTTAAATAACCTTGTAGATAGTTTGGATTATCTTGAACAGGTATATTAGTATTTCCAGCAGCATTAGTTGATGGGGTTGGAATAGGAGTTGGTGGAAATTCCAAAGGATTTTGATTAACAGCTTGTTTGTTACAAGGCATCATAGGATTAGGCATTAAAGGTTGTTGATATGTTCCCATTGGATTCATCATAGGATTTTGAACATCAGGCATTTGTCTATAATCGAAATCTAACCAATTTTCCATGAAATGGCCTCCTTGAAAATTAATATATATTATAATTTTTAAATTATAGGCTATGTTTCAGCGTAAAGTTCAGTTGGGTTATAAAAACAATGTTGTACTACTCTTACTTGGAAAGATCCTGTGCCGTTATAAGGAAAATTATATGGGCAACTAGGTGCAAATGGATTAAAGTACCATAAAGAATAACCAATGTTATATAGTCTATTGCCAGCAAGTGCCCAATCGGCTATATCATAATGAATTTGTTCTGGAGGATTAGCCCAAATAGTTTGAGGATTAGGCTGACCACCCAATGTTGAACGGACACAATCAAATTGTCCTTCTTGATAAATTACTTTTCTAATATCTCCTTGACATATTCTCTGATATTCTCCATATGGAATTCTTACTCTGTTCATAATAACAGTAGCTACGGCTTTCATTCCATCTTCGCCTTCGCCACCGGCTTCACATTTTATAATTCTAGCGAGTAGTTCTCTATTAGAATAAGCCAAAATTTTCACCTCACCAATTTTGCTTATAATATAATGTATTCATTAAGTGAAAAAATGTACATAAAATTTATATAAAATAAAAATTACTTAAATTGTAATTTTAATAATGTATAAAGTATTATAAAAAATAATTAAACTATATTTTTATATTTATGATAAAATATTAGTGTATTACTTAAAAAGGAGATGTTATCTATGAAATGGAAAAAATTCTTTAAAGAATGGATTATTCCAATAGGTTGTGCAGTTATACTTGTTGGTTTAATAAGGTGTTTTTGGTTTTTTCAAGTATCGGTTCCTACTAAGTCTATGTATCCTACAATAAAACCTGGTGATAGGATAATAGTTACAAGAATATATAATAAAGATAAGTTAAAAAGAGGAGATATAATAGTATTTTATTCTAAAGAATTAGAAAATACATTAATTAAGAGATTAATTGGACTTCCAGGGGATAAGATTAATATAGATATAGATGGAAAAGTATACATAAATGGACAAAAGGTAGATGAACCATATGTTGTTTATAATGGAGGAAAAATAGGAGAATATAAAGTTCCAGAAGGGCAATATTTCTTTATGGGAGACAATAGAGAAAATTCATGGGATGCAAGATATTGGCAAAATAGTTTTATATCAGGAGATGATATAAAGGGAAGAGCTAGATTCATATTATTTCCATTCAATAGATTAGGTAAATTTAAAATTGGAGATGCAGCAGCTAAGTAATATGGTATAAAGGTATCAGGAGTTATTCTGATGCCTTTATTATTTTTATAAAATAAAAAAAGGTCATACATGGAGGTGGGAGGGAAATACTAGATTTCTTATTCCATGTATGACTTATGGCTTATATATTAATAATATTAAAAAGATTATTTTAATATATTAGTTTATTTAATTGTACCTACTTAGAATTATTATTCTTACTTTATATTGTATTATTACTTTATTTTAATGTCAATAAAAGTATTAGCATATTTTTAATTTATAAGAAAAATATTTATTTATTAGAAAATTTATTTATAAAATGTTAAAAAAATCTATATAGTATAAAACCTTGTAGGGTATAATTAATAAATGTATAATAATCAATAAAGGTTTAATTAAAAATAGAAAATTATTAGATGTAAATATATAAATAGGAGGCAGATAATGTTTAGCAATAAGAAATTCAAATATTTAATATACTACATCATGGGTGTTATGGGTTTGCTTCTTGTATTAAACTCTGTTCTTAGAAGTACTAAAACTGAACATATAAAATATAGTGCTTTTGAAAAAATGGTGGAACAAAAGAGTATTCAAGAAGTTCAATTCTCAAATGATCAAATAATTATTATTCCTAAGCAGCAAAAAGGTATAAGATCTAAGGTTAAATATACAACTAATATACAAAAACTTAATATGACTCCACTTATAGGAAAGTTAAAAGCGTCTGGAATAGAGTATGATGGACCAATAAGCAATAATGATCCTATCAAGAAATTTTTCATTGAATGGATACTTCCTATTCTAGGATTTATGATTATAGGAAGAATTATATTTGGATCTATGGAAAAAAGAATGGGTAGTGGAGTTATGTCCTTTGGAAAAAATAATGCTAAAATTTATGCTGAAAATGAAACTGGAAAAACATTTGATGATGTAGCCGGACAAGATGAAGCTAAAGAATCTTTAATTGAAATTGTAGATTTCTTACATAATCCAGACAAATATGTGGAAATTGGAGCAAAACTACCTAAAGGAGCATTATTAGTAGGACCTCCGGGAACTGGTAAGACACTTCTTGCAAAAGCTGTAGCAGGAGAAGCTAAAGTTCCATTTTTTTCTCTTTCAGGATCTAGTTTTGTTGAAATGTTTGTTGGAATGGGAGCTGCAAGGGTAAGAGATTTATTTAAACAAGCAGAAGAAAAGGCACCATGTATAGTATTTATAGATGAGATAGATGCAATAGGTAAAAGTAGAGATGGAGCTATTGGTGGAGGAAATGACGAAAGAGAACAAACCTTAAACCAATTATTGGCTGAGATGGATGGGTTTGATGCATCCAAAGGAGTTGTGATTTTAGCTGCAACAAATAGACCAGAGGTCTTGGATAAAGCACTTTTAAGGCCAGGTAGATTTGATAGAAGGGTAATTGTAGATACTCCAGATTTAAAAGGAAGAGAATCTATTCTTAAAGTACATGCAAAGGAAGTTAAAATGTCGGAGGATGTTAATCTTGATGAAATTGCAAAATCAACTCCTGGTGCAGTTGGAGCTGACCTTGCAAATATGGTAAATGAAGCAGCTCTTTTAGCAGTTAAGAAAGGTAGAAAAAGTGTTATTCAACAAGACTTAGAAGAAGCAGTAGAAATAATAATTGCTGGTAAAGAGAAAAAAGATAGAATAATGTCTGATAAAGAAAAGAGAAGAGTTGCTTTCCATGAAGTAGGTCATGCGTTAGTGGCAGCACTACTAAAGAATACAGATCCAGTTCATAAAATTACTATAATTCCAAGAACTATGGGAGCGTTAGGATATACTATGCAACTTCCGGAAGAAGAGAAGTACTTAGTAAGTAAGGAAGAAATGATGGATCAAATATCTGTTATGCTTGGTGGAAGAGCTGCAGAAGAGGTGGAGTTTAATTCTATATCTACAGGTGCATCTAATGATATAGAAAAAGCTACTCAAACAGCGAGAAATATGGTAACAATTTATGGTATGACAGAAAGGTTTGATATGATGGCTTTAGAATCATCTTCAAGTAGATATCTAGATGGTAGACCAGTAAAAAATTGTAGTGCACATACAGAATCGCTTGTAGATGAAGAAACTTTAAGAATTATAAAAGATTGTCATAAAAAATCAATAAATATATTAAAAGAAAATAAAGAACTATTAATTAATATATCTGAGAAACTTATTGATAAAGAAACTTTAATGGGTGAAGAATTTATGGATATGATAAATAGTTTTAAAAAGGATGATTTAATTGAACAATAAAGAATTAGAAAAAGAAATTCAAAAAGAATTAGATTTTGAGATGGAAAAACAAAGAGTTGAAGAAACAGTTGAAATAATAAAAAGAGAGATTAGAAATTATATAGATAAGAGAACTAAGCTTACAAATCATTTAATTGATGCTAGAAAAAAGGCTGTAGAAGAATATAGAGATGATGAAGATAAACTTATAGAGTTCTTTGATCATGAAAAATTTGTAGCTGAGGAAAGTTTTAAGGCGATAGATAGAAGATTTAAAGAACTTAATATTCTCCAGCCTTCACCTTATTTTGGGAAAGTTCATTTAAAGGAAAAAGAATTTAATGAAAAAGAAGATATATATATAGGTAGATTTGGAATTACAGATGAAAATGCTTATGAGCCAATAGTAGTAGATTGGAGAGCACCAATTGCATCATTATTTTATGCGGGAAAATTGGGTGAAGCAAAATACGATGCGCCAATGGGTGAAGTTGGTGTAGATATTTTAGCAAAAAGGCAATTTATAATAAAAAGAGAACATCTTCTAGGGATGTTTGATTCTGAATTAGATGTAAAAGATGAAATTCTTCAAATGGTTTTAAGTAAGAAAGCAGGAGAAAAGCTTAAAGATATAATAATGACAATTCAACAAGAACAGGATAACATAATAAGACAGCCTAGAGAAAAAACATTAATAGTTGATGGTGTAGCTGGAAGTGGAAAGACTACCATAGCCCTTCATAGAGTAGCATATTTATTATATAATTATAGAAAGATATTACAAGATAAAGTTCTTATTTTAGGACCTAATAATATATTCATGGAATATATTTCAACCGTACTTCCAAGTTTAGGGGAAATCGGGGTAAGACAACAAACTTTTAAAGAATTTGCACTGGAAATTTTGGAATTAAGGGATGTAGTAGATTTTAGAGAATATATGGAAAATGTCATAAATAAAAACGAAGATTTTGTAAAAGATATTTTATTTAAGACTTCAGAAGAATATATAAACGAATTAGATAAATTTATAGATGATTTAAATAAACAATATTTTAAGATTGAAGATTTATATTTTGATAAAGAAATTATTGTTGAAAAAGATACTATACAAGAATTATTTAAGTACTATAATTCTATGCCTTTATTTAGAAGAAGTGCAAAAATAAAAAGAATTTTATTTTCAAAGATTAGAGATGTAAGAGATGATAAAATAAGAGAAATAGAAGTGTGGTATAAGAAGGCTATAGCAGATTTAAATAATGAAGATAAAGATTTACAAGAAGGAGACTTATCATATAAGAGAAAGTTAAAAATAAGGGAAACAATAAAAAATGTAATAGAATCTAAAAAAACTTTAAATTGGTTAGATAATGAGAGTTGTACTGAATTATATAATGAGCTTAATAGAAATAAAAAACTTACGATAGATGATTTAGCTCCAATTTTATATTTAAAAATAAAGTTGGAAGGATTAAAATTAAGTGATGAAATTAAGCACGTAGTTATAGATGAAGCGCAGGATTACAGTTTGCTTCAGTTTAGAGTAATTAAGGAATTAACTAATTGCAGTGGATACACTATAGTTGGAGATAAAAATCAGAGACTTATTCCTTTTATAGGAGAGGCTCCTATGGACAATATGAATAAAGTTTTTGATAATATAAAAGAATTTAAATTAAATAAAAGTTATAGATCAACTAAAGAAATTATGGAATATGCTAATAAATATTTAATAGGAGACAGAATAGTTCCTATAGTTAGAAATGGAAAAAAGGTTGTTGAGAAAGAATTTAATAATGAAAAGGAATTAGTACAAGAAATTGATAATACTATTCATAATCTTAGAAAAGAAGGTTTTGATAGTATAGCTATAGTATGCAAAAATCTTAAAGAATCCAAAATTATTAATTCCTTAATAAATAAAGCGACAAATGTAAAAATATTAGATAGAGAAGATATTATGTATAATAAAGGAGAAATTGTTATACCATCATACTTTGCAAAAGGTTTAGAATTTGATGCAGTAATAATGATTAGTGATGATTATACTCAGGAATTAGAAGATAAAATGATGTATGTTATGGCAACAAGAGCATTACATGAGTTGTATGTTTATAAAATAAAATAGAATCTATAATTAATAAATTGATTAGAATTTTGAAGTCAGATGGCAAGGAACATATTGTCACTGACTTCTTCTAATTTCTATCAAGTATAATAGTTGTATTTAATAATAAAATAAAATATAATATATTTTGTTTTTATGAACCATTTTCAAAAAAAGGAGGGAAATCTATGGATAAGTCAAAAGAACTTGGAAAAGAAAAAATATCCAAACTATTATTAAAATTTTTTATTCCAGCTATAATTGGTACATTAGTTAATGCTCTTTATAATATTGTTGATAGAATTTATATTGGACAAGGAGTAGGTTCTTTAGCACTTGCAGCATTAAGTGTAGCATTTCCCATTATGGTTATAACATCTGGTTTTGGAATGCTTATAGGAATGGGTGGCGGAGTTATCACATCCATAAATTTAGGTAAAAAAGATAAGAGTAAGGCAGAAAAAATCTTAGGAAATACTTTTAGTTTGTTATGTATAATTTCTATTTTAGTTAGCATTTTAGCTCTAATTATAAAGAATCCTATATTAAAATCTTTTGGAGCTAGCGAGAATACTATAACTTATGCAAATTCTTATTTATCTATAATATTATTTGGAACTATATTTCAAAATGTTGGTTATGGAATGAATAATATAATACGTTCAGAGGGAAATGCTAAAATTGCTATGCTTACTATGATTATTGGTGCTATGTTTAATATAATATTGGATCCAATATTTATATTTATATTTCATATGGGAGTAAAGGGAGCAGCTATTGCAACAGTTTTATCTCAAATCGCTAATACATTTTGGGTATTAAGACATTTTACAGGCAAAAATTGTTTCTTAAAACTTAGAAGAAAGAATCTAAAATTAGATTTAGAAATTTTTAAATCAATTATTGCAATAGGGATGGCACCTTTTTCTATTCAAGTGGCAGCAAGTCTTGTTAATATAGTTTTTAATAAGGAATTAATGATATATGGTGGAGATTTAGCTGTGGGTGCTATGGGAATAATTAATAGTATAACAATGCTTATAATAATGTCCATAATATCTGTAACACAAGCGTCACAGCCTATAATTGGATATAATTATGGTTCAATGCAATTTGATAGGGTAAAGGAAACCTTAAAAATTGCTGCAATTGCTGCTACAATTATCTCTATAATAGGTTTTATAGGAGTTGAAATTTTTCCACAATATTTAATTGGAATTTTTAATAGAAAAGATGAGGAACTTCTTAGAATAGGGATAGCTGGTATAAGAATTAATTTATTTACATTGCCTATAATAGGATTTCAGATAGTTGGATCTAACTATTTTCAAGCTGTTGGAAAAGCTAAGGTAGCAATTATATTATCATTACTTAGACAAGTAATAATATTAATACCATTACTTATAATATTACCTAGGGTATTTAATCTTAATATTAATGGAGTGTGGATTGCAGGTCCTGTATCGGATACTATATCATTTATGATTACTACTATATGTGTTATAAAAGGAATGAAAGATTTAGACAAATAAACTATAAAAATAGTGGAGTTTCATTATAAATGAAACTCCACTATTTTTATAGTTTTGATCTATATTCTTTTTCATATTTTAATATTTTAGTTATAATTTCATTAAATTTATCTTCATTTTTGCTAAAGTTCATATTTGGAGTATAGCATTCTTCTAGTTTATCATGAAGTGGTTTTTCAGAAGCTAAAATTTGTAGACCTTGATTTAATAAGAAATAAAAATTATCTTTAGATTGCTGTACTTCTTTAGAGTACTTTTCTATAAGGTTAGTATCTAAGCAATCTTCCATTTTAATTTGATTTCCAACGAATTTTTTTTGATTTATTTCATTAGAAGTTAGTACTGCAATATTTAAAGATGGTATTAATATGTGTTCTAATCTTTCTGGAATGAA containing:
- a CDS encoding MBOAT family O-acyltransferase — protein: MVFSSLIFMFVFLPITLIVYYLSPRCLRNLVIFIGSLIFYAWGEPVYILIMIFSTVFDYTNGLLIDKFRHKKGLCRFIFIDSMVINLAILGFFKYYNFIIANINNIIHANIASTELPLPIGISFYTFQTMSYVIDLYFEKVEVQKNIISFGTYVTMFPQLVAGPIVQYGDIAKQLHNRRETLGMFGDGVELFITGLGKKVLLANNIGLLWSSIKATPLSELSVVSAWLGIIGFTFQIYFDFSGYSDMAMGLAKMFGFDLMKNFNYPYISKSVTEFWRRWHISLGSWFRDYVYIPLGGNKKGPFNHYRNLFVVWFLTGLWHGASWNFVLWGLYFGIFVTLEKIFLLKWLDKCPKIIPHIYTMILVIVGWALFEFEDMHTCIGFIGVMFGFGKNILINTETMYYIYTNWVIFVILIICSTPFPAKIISTIKRKIKIVGSMALPLGYLAIMFIATAYLVNDTYNPFLYFKF
- the lepB gene encoding signal peptidase I yields the protein MKWKKFFKEWIIPIGCAVILVGLIRCFWFFQVSVPTKSMYPTIKPGDRIIVTRIYNKDKLKRGDIIVFYSKELENTLIKRLIGLPGDKINIDIDGKVYINGQKVDEPYVVYNGGKIGEYKVPEGQYFFMGDNRENSWDARYWQNSFISGDDIKGRARFILFPFNRLGKFKIGDAAAK
- a CDS encoding MATE family efflux transporter, with the translated sequence MDKSKELGKEKISKLLLKFFIPAIIGTLVNALYNIVDRIYIGQGVGSLALAALSVAFPIMVITSGFGMLIGMGGGVITSINLGKKDKSKAEKILGNTFSLLCIISILVSILALIIKNPILKSFGASENTITYANSYLSIILFGTIFQNVGYGMNNIIRSEGNAKIAMLTMIIGAMFNIILDPIFIFIFHMGVKGAAIATVLSQIANTFWVLRHFTGKNCFLKLRRKNLKLDLEIFKSIIAIGMAPFSIQVAASLVNIVFNKELMIYGGDLAVGAMGIINSITMLIIMSIISVTQASQPIIGYNYGSMQFDRVKETLKIAAIAATIISIIGFIGVEIFPQYLIGIFNRKDEELLRIGIAGIRINLFTLPIIGFQIVGSNYFQAVGKAKVAIILSLLRQVIILIPLLIILPRVFNLNINGVWIAGPVSDTISFMITTICVIKGMKDLDK
- a CDS encoding GDSL-type esterase/lipase family protein, whose translation is MSRRKIRVKNIRKFVVNILSLLVIIMISTLIIGHSKKSNKDDISPATLEVSNSKTLNTTKENVDKSRSNNVSQNKEVPKQENDNNTIKDKQEKMSLPNKEYFKDSLFLGDSITEAMSFFDILDERNVKGIIGLTISKAKAAIDNMQGEKPKRIFILLGNNDIGNNIEMNMNNYTKLLNRIKTKLPDTKIYVQGILPVTEKAVKKDKCLKEENINKFNEALKENCQKENVNFIDLTSIVENANKSIYEPDGIHFKEPFYKLWLDYLKNTLKD
- the ftsH gene encoding ATP-dependent zinc metalloprotease FtsH — its product is MFSNKKFKYLIYYIMGVMGLLLVLNSVLRSTKTEHIKYSAFEKMVEQKSIQEVQFSNDQIIIIPKQQKGIRSKVKYTTNIQKLNMTPLIGKLKASGIEYDGPISNNDPIKKFFIEWILPILGFMIIGRIIFGSMEKRMGSGVMSFGKNNAKIYAENETGKTFDDVAGQDEAKESLIEIVDFLHNPDKYVEIGAKLPKGALLVGPPGTGKTLLAKAVAGEAKVPFFSLSGSSFVEMFVGMGAARVRDLFKQAEEKAPCIVFIDEIDAIGKSRDGAIGGGNDEREQTLNQLLAEMDGFDASKGVVILAATNRPEVLDKALLRPGRFDRRVIVDTPDLKGRESILKVHAKEVKMSEDVNLDEIAKSTPGAVGADLANMVNEAALLAVKKGRKSVIQQDLEEAVEIIIAGKEKKDRIMSDKEKRRVAFHEVGHALVAALLKNTDPVHKITIIPRTMGALGYTMQLPEEEKYLVSKEEMMDQISVMLGGRAAEEVEFNSISTGASNDIEKATQTARNMVTIYGMTERFDMMALESSSSRYLDGRPVKNCSAHTESLVDEETLRIIKDCHKKSINILKENKELLINISEKLIDKETLMGEEFMDMINSFKKDDLIEQ
- a CDS encoding HelD family protein — encoded protein: MNNKELEKEIQKELDFEMEKQRVEETVEIIKREIRNYIDKRTKLTNHLIDARKKAVEEYRDDEDKLIEFFDHEKFVAEESFKAIDRRFKELNILQPSPYFGKVHLKEKEFNEKEDIYIGRFGITDENAYEPIVVDWRAPIASLFYAGKLGEAKYDAPMGEVGVDILAKRQFIIKREHLLGMFDSELDVKDEILQMVLSKKAGEKLKDIIMTIQQEQDNIIRQPREKTLIVDGVAGSGKTTIALHRVAYLLYNYRKILQDKVLILGPNNIFMEYISTVLPSLGEIGVRQQTFKEFALEILELRDVVDFREYMENVINKNEDFVKDILFKTSEEYINELDKFIDDLNKQYFKIEDLYFDKEIIVEKDTIQELFKYYNSMPLFRRSAKIKRILFSKIRDVRDDKIREIEVWYKKAIADLNNEDKDLQEGDLSYKRKLKIRETIKNVIESKKTLNWLDNESCTELYNELNRNKKLTIDDLAPILYLKIKLEGLKLSDEIKHVVIDEAQDYSLLQFRVIKELTNCSGYTIVGDKNQRLIPFIGEAPMDNMNKVFDNIKEFKLNKSYRSTKEIMEYANKYLIGDRIVPIVRNGKKVVEKEFNNEKELVQEIDNTIHNLRKEGFDSIAIVCKNLKESKIINSLINKATNVKILDREDIMYNKGEIVIPSYFAKGLEFDAVIMISDDYTQELEDKMMYVMATRALHELYVYKIK
- a CDS encoding DUF4358 domain-containing protein is translated as MKNLRKQSKKILITLFLLIFSASIFSACSNSAESNKNVAIKDISEKISSVTDVAQMKKGDTEKLKKLYKIDAKDAEEFILYTATSNIKADEIAVIKVKDSNQVEDVKKKMGKRIEKQSASFKDYLPKEYDLIEKHVLKNKDNYVILIISKDVEKIEKAIDESVK
- a CDS encoding cell wall hydrolase, whose product is MAYSNRELLARIIKCEAGGEGEDGMKAVATVIMNRVRIPYGEYQRICQGDIRKVIYQEGQFDCVRSTLGGQPNPQTIWANPPEQIHYDIADWALAGNRLYNIGYSLWYFNPFAPSCPYNFPYNGTGSFQVRVVQHCFYNPTELYAET